ACTTGGCCGCCGTACAAcagaaggagcaggagctgctgcagacgCGGCGGCAGGAGCAGAGCCTCCTTGACCGGCTGCGGGAGGAGGCCGAGAGGGCCAAGCGTTTGGCCGAGGAAGCTGAGTTTGCCCGCAGCAAGGCTGAGCAGGATGCCAGCCTCTCTCGGCAGCGGGTGGAAGAGGCTGAGCGGCAGAAGCAGCGGGCAGAGGAAGAGGCACAGGCCAAGGCGCAGGCCCAGGCAGATGCGGAGAAGCTGCGCAAGGAGGCTGAGCTGGAGGCAGCAAAACGGGCACAGGCGGAGCAGGCGGCCCtgaggcagaagcagctggCAGATGCCGAGATGGAGAAACACAAGAAGTTCGCTGAGCAGACGCTGCGGCAGAAGGCGcaggtggagcaggagctgaCCAAGGTGAAGCTGCAGCTGGATGAGACGGACCACCAGAAAAGCATCCTGGACGAGGAGCTGCAGCGGCTGAAGGAGGAGGTGACTGACGCTGTGCGGCAGAAGGCCCAGGTGGAGGAGGAGCTCTTCAAGGTCCGGGTGCAGATGGAGGAGCTAGCAAAACTGAAGAGTCGGATTGAGGAGGAGAACAAGGCGCTGATCCTCAAGGACAAAGACAACACACAGAAGTTTctggcagaggaggctgagaagaTGAAGCAGGTGGCAGAGGAGGCTGCCCGGCTCAGTGTGGAGGCCCAGGAGGCTGCCCGCATGCGGAAGTTGGCTGAGGATGACCTGGCACAGCAACGGGCGCTGGCAGAAAAGATGCTCAAGGAGAAGATGCAGGCAGTACAGGAGGCCACACGGCTGAAGGCCGaggcagagatgctgcagaagcagaaggacCTGGCTCAGGAGCACGCCAagcggctgcaggaggacaaGGAGCAGATGCAGCAGCGCCTGGCCGAGGAGACTGAGGGCTTCCAGAAAACCCTGGAGGCTGAGCGCCGGCGGCAGCTGGAGATCACTGCCGAGGCTGAGCGCCTCAAGCTGCATGTGGCGGAAATGAGCATGGCCCAGGCCAAGGCTGAGGAGGAGGCCAAGCGATTCAAGAAGCAGGCGGAGGAGATCAGTGGGAGGCTGCACGAGACTGAGCTGGCCACACAGGAAAAGATGACGCTGGTGCACACTCTGGAGATCCAGCGGCAGCAAAGCGACCAGGATGCGGAGAAGCTGCGGAGGGCCATCGCCGAcctggagcaggagaaggagaagctgaagcAGGAGGCGGCGTTGCTGCAGCAGAAGGCGGAGGAGGTACTGGGTTACGGGTCCCCTTAGCGGTGGTGGTACGCAGGGCTACCTTCCTTCTCCCTAGCTGCCTCACACCGTGTCCCAGGACAGTGGGTGCATGAGTGGCTGGACGGGCTCTGGGAGCTGGCCTCAGCCCTTGAGTTGGCTGCTGGCCTCTGCCCGGGGGCGTCCTGCCATGCTCCTCTCTGCAGACAGgagctgtccccagctctgcgCCTCGGTAGCCGGGTGGCGAGTCCCTCATCCCGCAAAAGAGCTTGTCTTTTCCCTGCTCATTTCACCCATGTGTTGCCTGCTGTGGCTCCCTAACCCCAGTGCTGCTCCCTTAACCCTTAACCTGCGTAGCAGAGCGGTTGGGCGACGCATCCCTAACTAGCACGCGTCCCAGCGCAGCCCAGTAGCACCCTGCTGCCTGTCTTCCCATccccgctgccctgccagtgctGTCCTCCTGGGGGAACGTTGCCATCTGACTGTGCTGTCCTCTCTCCCACTCCAGATGCAGGTGGcccagcaggcacagctccGCCAGGAGACGCAGATCCTCCAGCAGACCTTCCTGACGGAGAAGGATGCCTTGCTGCAGAAGGAGAAGTTTATCGAGGAGGAGAAAGCTAAGTTGGAGAAGCTCTTTAAAGATGAAGTGGACAAAGCACAGAACctgaaggcagagcaggagcggcagcagaaggagatggagcaggagaagcagcaactgaaggccatgctGGATGAAGCCAAGAAGCAtcagaaggaagcagaggagaatGTTAGGCAtaagcaggaggagctgcagcagctggagagacAAcggcagcagcaagaaaaactccttgaagaggaaaacaagaagctTAGGGAGAGGCTCGAGCAGATGCAGGAAGAGCACAAGGCCGCCCTTGCCCAGACACGAGAGATCATGATCCAGACAGATGACCTGCCTGAGGAGGTTGTAGTTACGATGACACAGATGCCAGATATCAAAGCCGTGCCCAACGGCAGAGACGTGGTGGATGGCTTAGCACAAAATGGGGAGCCAGAGTTCGCCTTTGATGGCATCCGTCAGAAGGTATCTGCAGAGAAGCTAGCTGAGGCTGGCATATTGAGCAAGGAGAACTTAGACAAGTTGGTGAAGGGTGTTGTGAGTGTTGGTGAGCTCTCACAGAGGGAAGACGTCAAGAAGTACCTACAGGGCAAGAGCAGCATTGCTGGTTTGTTAATCAAACCCACCAATCAAAAGATGAGCATCTATGAAGCCATGAAGAAGAAGCTGCTCAGCCCAGGCACCGCGCTGGTCCTCCTGGAAGCGCAGGCTGCCTCTGGCTTCATAATTGACCCTGTGCGGAATGCGAGGCTCTCAGTGAACGAGGCGGTTAGAGAGGGAGTGATTGGGCCAGAATTGCACAATAAAATGCTGTCTGCTGAACGAGCAGTAACTGGCTACAAAGATCCTTACACGGGAGACAAGATCTCCCTCTTCCAGGCCATGAAGAAGGAGCTTATCGTCAAGGAGCATGGCATCCGCCTGCTCGAGGCCCAGATAGCCACCGGCGGCATCATCGACCCCGTGCACAGCCACCGCCTCCCCGTAGAAGCTGCCTACAAGCGTGGCTACTTTGACCAGGAGATGAACCAGATCCTCTCTGACCCCAGCGACGACACCAAAGGCTTCTTCGACCCCAACACACAGGAGAATCTCACCTACCTGCAGCTCATGGAGCGGTGTGTGACTGACCCGGACACAGGACTGTGCCTCCTTCCGCTCACTGACCAGGCggctgcagggagagagctGGTCTACACCGACCAAGAAGCCAAGGACGTCTTTAAGAAGGCCACAGTGACAGCACCATTTGGGAAGTTCCAAGGGAAGACGGTGACCATCTGGGAGATCATCAACTCTGAATATTTCACTGAGGACCAAAGGCGGGACCTGATCCAGCAGTACAGGACTGGCAAGATCACAGTGGAGAAGATCATTAAGATCATCATCACGGTTGTGGAGGAAAGTGAGAAGAAGAGCCAGATGTGCTTTGAGGGGCTCCGGGCCCCTGTGCCTGCCGCTGAGTTGCTGGAAAGCAAAATCATCAACAAGGACCTCTACAACCAGCTGCACCAGGGCAAGAAGTCTGTGAAGGATGTGGCGGAGATGGAGTCTGTGAGGCAGTACCTGAAGGGCACAGATGCCATTGCTGGCATCCTAGTGGAGTCAACTGGCCAGAAGCTCACCTTCTACGACGCCCTGAAGAGAAACCTGGTGAAGCCAGAGATCgccctgtccctgctggaggCGCAAGCTGCCACTGGCTACATCATTGACCCCATAAGGAACAAGCTGTTCTCTGTTGACGAGGCAGTGAAGGCTGAGGCTGTAGGGCCAGAGTTTCATGAGAAGCTGCTGTCCGCAGAGAAGGCTGTGACTGGCTACAAGGATCCCTATACAGGCCAGACAGTTTCCCTCTTCCAAGCGCTCAAGAAGGGGCTCATCCCTGGTGACACTGGGGTCCGTCTGCTGGATGTCCAGCTTGCCACTGGAGGCATCATCGACCCTGTGAATAGCCACCGGCTCCCGCTCGAGGTTGCCTACAAGCGAGGCTACTTTGATCCGGAGATGAACGAGGCTTTGTCTGCGGCCCATGATGAGATCAAAGCTTTCTATTGTCCCAACACCCAAGAACATGTCACCTATGCCCAGTTGCAGAAGAACTGCCACCGTGACAAGCAGACTGGCTTCTACCTGCTGCCCCTCTCGGACAGAGCCATCCAGTCACAGCAGGAGGAGATCTACACGGACAGCCAGGCAAAGGAGAGCTTTGATAAGGCAGTGGTGGAAGTCCCAGCAGGCAGCTTGAAGGGCCAGACAATGACTGTCTGGGAGCTGATCCACTCTGAGTACTTTACAGAGGAGCACCGTCGGGAGCTCCTCCGACAGTACAAGACTGGCAAAGTGACCATTGAGAAGATCATCAAGATTGTGATCACCATCATTGAGGAGACAGAGACCAAAAAGCAGGAGAAGCTGACGTTCAGCGGTCTCCGGGCACCTGTACCTGCCAGCGAGCTGGTGGAGTCCCGCATCATCAGCAAAGCCCAGTATGAGCAACTGAAAGAAGGTAAGAAATCAGTGAAAGAACTCGCCGAGACAGAGACAGTGAGGAGATTCCTGCATGGGAGTGACTGCATTGCCGGCATCTACGTGGAGGCGACCAAGGAGAAGCTGAACATCTATGAGGCTATGAAGAGGAACCTGCTGAGGTCCAGCACTGCTGTGGTCCTCCTGGAGGCCCAGGCAGCAACTGGGTTCTTGATTGACCCTGTGAAGAACAGGAAACTGTATGTCAACGAGGCAGTGAAGGCCGGCGTTGTCGGGCCTGAGCTGCACGAGAAGCTGCTGTCTGCTGAGAAGGCTGTCACTGGGTACAAGGACCCCTACTCGGGGAACACCATCTCACTCTTTGAGGCCATGAAGAAAGGACTAATTGTCAAGGAGCACGGCATCCGCCTGCTCGAGGCCCAGATCGCCACCGGTGGCATCATCGACCCCGTGCACAGCCACCGCCTCCCTGTGGAAGTGGCTTACAAGCGCGGCTACTTTGATGAGGAGATGAACCGGATCCTCTCTGACCCAACCGATGACACCAAGGGCTTCTTTGACCCCAACACGCATGAGAACCTCACCTACATGCAGCTGAAGGAGAGGTGCATCGAGGATCCTGAGACAGGCCTGTACCTGCTGCCTCTGCGGGAGCCTGAGAAGCCAACGGTGGTAGAGACCACCCACGTGTACACGGAGGCAGAGACGCGAAAGGTGTTTGAGGAGACACAGGTGGACATCCCCGTGGGCAGCAGGGCGGGTTCCTCTATGTCACTCTGGGAAATCATGCATTCAGACCTGCTGCCCgaggagcagaggaagcagctcATGGAGGAGTTCCAGTCAGGCCGTGTGTCCAAGGAGCGCATGATCATCATCATCATTGAGATCATCGAGAAGACTGAGATCATTCGGCAGCAGAATCTCACATCCTATGACTATGTCCGGCGCCGCATCACAGCCGAGGACCTCTATGAGGCCAAGATCATCTCTCAGGACATCTACAACCTACTGAAGCAGGGCTCCAAAACCTTCCGGGAGCTCTTGGATGTGGAGACTATCTGGAAGTATCTCTATGGGTCAGGCTGTGTTGCTGGCATCTACATCCCCTCTTCCAAGCAGAAACTCAGTATCTACCAGGCTTTGAAGAAGGGGCTGATCAGCTCTGAGGTGGCCCGCTCCCTCCTGGAGGCCCAGGCAGCCACTGGCTTCATGATTGACCCCATAAAGAACGAGATGCTGACTGTCGATGAAGCCGTCAGGAAAGGCTTGGTGGGGCCTGAAATCCATGACCGACTCCTGTCCGCAGAGAGGGCTGTGACAGGTTACAGAGACCCATACAGTGAACAGAAGATTTCCATCTTCCAGGCCATGAAGAAAGACCTCATTCCTAGCGAAGAGGCCCTCAAGCTCCTGGATGCCCAGATAGCCACTGGTGGCATCATTGACCCACACCTGGGCTTCCATCTGCCCCTGGAGGTGGCCTGCCAGCGGGGCTTCATCAACAAGGACACGTATGACATGCTGTCTGAGCCCAGTGAGGTGCGAAGCTATGTGGATCCATCCACAGATGAGAAGCTCAGCTACACACAGCTCCTGAAGCGGTGCCGCAAAGATGAGACCAGcgggctcctcctgctcccactcTGCGACACGAGGAAGCTCACCTTCCGGGGGCTGCGGAAGCAGATCACCGTGGAGGAGCTGGTCCGCTCGCAGGTGATGGATGAAGCCACCGCCCAGCGCCTCCAGGAGGGCCTCACTTCCATCGAGGAGGTCTCCAAGAACCTAAAGAAGTTCCTGGAGGGCACCAGCTGCATTGCTGGTGTCTTCGTGGATTCCACGAAGGAGCGGCTGTCCGTGTACCAGGCCATGAAGAAGGGCATCATCAGGCCAGGCACTGCGTTTGAGCTCCTGGAGGCGCAGGCGGCCACGGGGTACGTGATTGACCCCATCAAGGGCCTCAAGCTGACTGTGGAGGAGGCTGTGCGGATGGGCATTGTGGGCCCTGAGTTCAAGGACAAGTTGCTCTCTGCTGAGAGGGCGGTCACTGGCTACCGGGATCCCTACACTGGAAAGCTCATCTCCCTATTCCAGGCCATGAAGAAGGGTCTGATCCTGAAGGACCATGGGATCCGCTTGCTCGAGGCCCAGATTGCCACAGGAGGCATAATTGATCCTGAGGAGAGCCATCGCCTCCCTGTGGAGATTGCCTACAAGAGGGGCCTTTTCGACGAGGAGATGAATGAGATCCTACTAGATCCCAGTGATGACACCAAGGGCTTCTTTGATCCGAACACAGAGGAGAACCTCACCTACCTGCAGCTCATGGAGCGGTGCATAACTGACCCAGAGACCggcctctgcctcctgcccctgAAGGAGAAGAAGCGTGAGAGGAAGACCTCCTCCAAGTCCTCTGTCCGCAAGCGCAGGGTTGTGATCGTCGACCCAGAGACAGGCAAGGAGATGTCCGTGTACGAAGCCTATCGCAAGGGCCTCATCGACCACCAGACCTACCTGGAGCTGTCAGAACAGGAGTGCGAGTGGGAGGAGatcaccacctcctcctctgatggCGTGGTGAAGTCCATGATCATCGACAGGCGCTCGGGGCGCCAGTACGACATAGATGATGCCATCAGCAAGGGCCTGATCGACCAGTCGGCCCTGGACCAGTACCGCTCAGGCACCCTTTCCATCACTGAGTTTGCAGACATGCTCTCTGGCAACATGGGTGGCTTCCGGTCACGATCGTCTTCTGTGGGCTCGTCTTCCTCCTATACTGTCAGCCCGGCCCCCTTGAGAACGCAGATGTGGAGTGACCCAACCGAGGAGACTGGGCCGGTGGCAGGCATCCTGGACACAGACACTCTGGAGAAGGTGTCCATCACGGAGGCAATGCACCGCAACCTTGTAGACAACATCACGGGGCAGAGACTGCTGGAAGCCCAGGCCTGCACCGGGGGCATCATTGACCCCAACACTGGGGACAAGTGCTCTGTTGCGGATGCGGTGAACAAGGGCCTGGTTGACAAAATCATGGTGGACCGCATCAACCTGGCACAGAAGGCCTTCTATGGCTTCGAGGACCCGCGGACCAAGACGAAGATGTCAGCGGCCCAGGCCCTGAAGAAGGGCTGGCTATACTACGAGGCCGGGCAGCGCTTCCTGGAGGTGCAGTACCTGACAGGGGGCCTGATCGAGCCTGATGTCGAGGGCCGGGTCTCCTTGGATGAGGCACTGCAGAAGGGCACCATCGATACACGCACGGCCCAGAAGCTGCGGGACGTGAACACCTACTCCAAGTATCTCACCTGCCCCAAAACCAAGCTGAAGATCTCCTACAAGGACGCAATGGACCGGAGCATGATCGAGGACGGGACCGGCTTGCGGCTGCTGGAGGCCTCCTCCCAGTCCAGCAAGGGCTACTACAGCCCCTACAACGTCAGCAGTGCTGGATCCACCTCCGGCTCGCGGTCGGGCTCCCGGACGGGATCCAGGTCGAGCTCCAGGCGAGGGAGCTTCGACGCCACCAGCTCTGGCTTCTCCATGACctactcttcctcctccttctcgTCCTCCAGCTTTGGGCGCAGATACATGGCAGGTCCCCAGAGTGCGGTGGATGCAGGAGACTCCTCCGTCACCCCATCCCTCCTGAGCGGGCGCTGCGGGCAGCAGGCGAgtgtggcagggctgtgggggccTCCGCTCAGCGTGGCGTGAGGCTGCCTGCCCCGTCCAGCCTCTGAGGAGCCCGCCCGCCTCTCCTGCTCCGCATGTTGCAATGCTGCTGGCTaatcactattattattattttttaatttttaaactcCATTCTTCCAAAGCAGTGCCTAAAGTTTAACCAAAAAGactaatatattaatatatacgATTGTTCTGACAGTATTTGTATATTAAGAGATGTGAGAGAGAACACACTACCCTCCCAGATCCGCAGCCCCGGGAGCTTGCTGCCGTTCGtgccctctgcagagcagatcCTGCCCAGCCACTCGGACGCAGCGAAGCAGAacctgaaaacagttttgtgtttttgatCTAACCACTTAGCAACTCTTTTGTAATTAAAACCTACCGGCTTCACCCCCGCACCGTGAAGGAGGAGACGGCGCTGTCCCTGCGGCATGCCTGGCTGGGACGGAGGAGGACGCTGCCACAGGCTCCCCCACCACTCAGCACTGGGCAGCCCGATCCCGTGCACCACTCTGGAGCCACCCGGACCCTTCCACCTGCCCTCAGCACGGCACAGGGGCTCTGCGCCCCCTCCcgagctgccccagctcctttCCTTGGCTTCCCGGCACAGCCCTGCCGCCACCACGGACCCGGTGCCCCGACCGTAAGTGCGCGCTGGCGCTGCCCGCTGCTTCCGTGCCGTGCGGAGGGAGCTGCCCCGCACCGCCGCTGCGCCCACCCAGGGGCTTCGCTGTGTGCCCACCACCTCCGCCAGCCCGCCCGCTCGCTTGGCTTGCCCCACGCGCAGCTGTGTGGCCGCCAGCTGGCGGCGGCACCTGCACCTCGCTGTCTATCTATCTGTCTGTCTCTCCGTGTATCTGGGAAGTGCTCCGCACAAGGTCTGTTTCTTAACGCTGACGTAGCCTAACAAActggcagctgctcagcagagcccATGCTGGAGCCCTGCTGACTCCTTGCTGCCAAAGCCAGCCTGGATCTGTGCGTGCTGCGCGTGGTTTCTGCACCCAGGCCCCAGCCCACTGCCCGGCTGCACGTCTGCCCCTCGCCGAGGCTCCTCCAGCCGTGGGAGCCTCTGTGTGGGGCGGGCCTGGAGCGCGCTCTGGCTGGAAGGAAAGCGGATCTTAAAACCGGTCTCCTCTTTCCTATGGGAATTCCTTTCCTCTtggctttcctctccttcccatcaCCCGCAATAACGTGCTCTCTCTCTGGCAGATGTCTTTTTCCAGTCCCACCAAAGATGTCCCCTTGCCACTGGGCGAGTTCCTCAGCTGGGTCTCCGACGTTAGCAGGTCGTGGATCGGCTCGAGGGGAGCCCTGGACATGGCAGTGCCTCGGCTGAGCTCACCTGCACAGGTAATGCTGACCTTTCCCTACTCTCGGGGGCTTCCCGTGGTCCTGCAGCttgcggggctgctgctgggctgctgctggggggggtcGGCACGTCCTCCAGACTGTGACTGTGAAATGGCCACGGGGCATTGCTTTCCTCCAAGCACGTGCAGGGGTAGCATGGCCGGCGGTGGAGGCTTTTCAGCCATGGCCGTGCCAGAGCAGTTCTGGCTACTCCCACGAGCTCCCGCTGTGCCCAGGCTCCACGGGGCGAGCAGGCTGGTGTGGGGCGGGCACGTGGCGCTGCCGGCTGGGCTCAGTGGCTTCATATCATGGGCCAGTCCTCCTGTCTCATCCCATCTTTTCTGTTCGCTTTGTTTTAGTGTTGCTGGATGTCCATCCCAACTCCCCTCACCGCTGCCACGGAGCCCGTACCCCAGTGCTGGGGCAAGTGGGACCGCACTTGAGGACACTGGGAAATGCTCCCTCTCCCTTTGCGCTTGCCAGATCCCCGCTCAGAGACCTGGGGCCATGCTGCCCAGGTGCAGGAGGTGCTCCGCAGCACGGGAGCCCCTGACTAACCAGCCGCCCCTGCCCCCTGGCAGCG
The genomic region above belongs to Cygnus atratus isolate AKBS03 ecotype Queensland, Australia unplaced genomic scaffold, CAtr_DNAZoo_HiC_assembly HiC_scaffold_53, whole genome shotgun sequence and contains:
- the PLEC gene encoding plectin isoform X3, with product MSRQRAWGREEEEGLAAGQRSTSEDNLYLAVLRASEGKKDERDRVQKKTFTKWVNKHLIKAQRHVNDLYEDLRDGHNLISLLEVLSGDTLPREKGRMRFHKLQNVQIALNYLKHRQVKLVNIRNDDIADGNPKLTLGLIWTIILHFQISDIQVTGQSEDMTAKEKLLLWSQRMVEDYQGLRCDNFTTSWRDGRLFNAIIHRHKPMLIDMNKVYRQSNLENLDQAFTVAERDLGVTRLLDPEDVDVPQPDEKSIITYVSSLYDAMPRVPDVQDGVKANELQLRWQEYYEVVTLLLQWIRHHTVLFEERRFPASYEEIEILWRQFLKFKETELPAKEADKNRSKAIFQSLEGAVLSGQLKVPLGYHPLDVEKEWGKLHVAILEREKLLRAEFERLERLQRIVSKLQMESGLCEEQLNQADTLLQSDIRLLNAGKAPQKAAEIERDLDKADAMIRVLFNDVQTLKDGRHPQGEQMYRRVYRLHERLVAIRTEYNLRLKSGAPVAAQAPAALGQRPRQELDDATLRYLQDLLAWVEENQRRLGAAEWGVDLPTVESHLGSHRGLHQSIEEFRAKIERARADEAQLSPGPRNAYRECLGKLDLQYAKLLNSSKSRLRHLESLHAFVSAATKELMWLNEKEEEEVNFDWSDRNPNMTAKKENYSGLMRELELRERKIKEIQSTGDRLLREEHPGRQTVEAFQAALQTQWSWMLQLCCCIEAHLKENSAYFQFFADVKEAEEFLRKMQENMKKKYSCDRSITVTRLEDLLQDCADTKDQLSEYQGQLAGLARRAKAIVQLKPRSPAAPLKGRLPIQAVCDYKQMEITVHKNDECALLSNAQPYKWKVLSAAGSESIVPSVCFLVPPPNKEALEAVHRLEAAHQQLLVLWHQLHLDMRSLLSWQYLIRDIQQIQSWSHLTFRTMQVEECRQVLRSLETHYQDFMRDSQDSQSFQPDDRLQVEREYNACTQKYELLLRSQEKGEQDESLCKNYISQLKDIRLQLEGCETRTIHKIRLPLDKDPVKECAQRITEQQQIHLELEGIKKSLDKVSEKTEKVLAQPEQASSAPVLRSELEITLQKMDQVYSLSSIYLEKLKTINLVIRSTQGAEELVKKYEDQLKNVQTVPADLKELEASKAELKRLRVQVEGHQPFFSTLETDLSKAKDVNERMVRGHSERDVDLDRYRERVQQLLERWQAVLTQIDLRQRELDQLGRQLRYYRESCDGLLQWIQDAKQRQEKIQAVPITDSKTVREQLLQEKKLLEECDRNKEKVEECQRYAKQYIDAIKDYELQLVTFKAQVEPVASPAKKPKVQSASDSIIQEYVDLRTRYSELTTLTSQYIKFITETLRRLEEEEKAAEKLKEEERKRLAEVEAQLEKQRQLAEAHAKAKAQAEAEARELQLRMQEEVTRREVVAVDAEQQKQNIQQELMQLRQNSDHQIKSKVKLIEEAEYNRKKVEEEIRLIRLQLETTEKQRAGAETELQELRARAEEAERQKRQAQEEAERLRRQVKEESQKKREAEEELKRKVQAERDAAREKQKALADLEKLRLQAEEAERRMRQAEAEKERQIQVAQEVAQRSAEAELQSKRLSFAEKTAQLELSLQQEHITVAHLQEEAERLKRQQLEAEQSREEAEKELEHWRQKANEALRLRLQAEEVAHKKTLAQEEAEKQKEDAEREARKRAKAEESALRQKELAEEELEKQRELAEGTAQQKLAAEQELIRLKAEMENREQQRLLLEEELFRLKKEVSEAIQKRKEVEEELAKLRAEMEVLLESKAKTEEESRSTSEKSKQRLEAEASKLRELAEEAARLRALSEEAKRQRQLAEEEASRQRAEAERILKEKLAAINEASRLKAEAEIALKEKEAENERLRRLAEDEAYQRKLLEEQAAQHKQDIEEKIALLKRSSESELERQKGLVEDTLRQRRQVEEEIRALKASFEKASAGKADLERELNRIRGEAEEVQRSREQAEREAERQRALALEEEGRRREAEEKVQAILAAEEEAARQRRLALEEVERLKATVEEARRQKELAEKESERQIQLAREAAQKRIAAEEKAHLAAVQQKEQELLQTRRQEQSLLDRLREEAERAKRLAEEAEFARSKAEQDASLSRQRVEEAERQKQRAEEEAQAKAQAQADAEKLRKEAELEAAKRAQAEQAALRQKQLADAEMEKHKKFAEQTLRQKAQVEQELTKVKLQLDETDHQKSILDEELQRLKEEVTDAVRQKAQVEEELFKVRVQMEELAKLKSRIEEENKALILKDKDNTQKFLAEEAEKMKQVAEEAARLSVEAQEAARMRKLAEDDLAQQRALAEKMLKEKMQAVQEATRLKAEAEMLQKQKDLAQEHAKRLQEDKEQMQQRLAEETEGFQKTLEAERRRQLEITAEAERLKLHVAEMSMAQAKAEEEAKRFKKQAEEISGRLHETELATQEKMTLVHTLEIQRQQSDQDAEKLRRAIADLEQEKEKLKQEAALLQQKAEEMQVAQQAQLRQETQILQQTFLTEKDALLQKEKFIEEEKAKLEKLFKDEVDKAQNLKAEQERQQKEMEQEKQQLKAMLDEAKKHQKEAEENVRHKQEELQQLERQRQQQEKLLEEENKKLRERLEQMQEEHKAALAQTREIMIQTDDLPEEVVVTMTQMPDIKAVPNGRDVVDGLAQNGEPEFAFDGIRQKVSAEKLAEAGILSKENLDKLVKGVVSVGELSQREDVKKYLQGKSSIAGLLIKPTNQKMSIYEAMKKKLLSPGTALVLLEAQAASGFIIDPVRNARLSVNEAVREGVIGPELHNKMLSAERAVTGYKDPYTGDKISLFQAMKKELIVKEHGIRLLEAQIATGGIIDPVHSHRLPVEAAYKRGYFDQEMNQILSDPSDDTKGFFDPNTQENLTYLQLMERCVTDPDTGLCLLPLTDQAAAGRELVYTDQEAKDVFKKATVTAPFGKFQGKTVTIWEIINSEYFTEDQRRDLIQQYRTGKITVEKIIKIIITVVEESEKKSQMCFEGLRAPVPAAELLESKIINKDLYNQLHQGKKSVKDVAEMESVRQYLKGTDAIAGILVESTGQKLTFYDALKRNLVKPEIALSLLEAQAATGYIIDPIRNKLFSVDEAVKAEAVGPEFHEKLLSAEKAVTGYKDPYTGQTVSLFQALKKGLIPGDTGVRLLDVQLATGGIIDPVNSHRLPLEVAYKRGYFDPEMNEALSAAHDEIKAFYCPNTQEHVTYAQLQKNCHRDKQTGFYLLPLSDRAIQSQQEEIYTDSQAKESFDKAVVEVPAGSLKGQTMTVWELIHSEYFTEEHRRELLRQYKTGKVTIEKIIKIVITIIEETETKKQEKLTFSGLRAPVPASELVESRIISKAQYEQLKEGKKSVKELAETETVRRFLHGSDCIAGIYVEATKEKLNIYEAMKRNLLRSSTAVVLLEAQAATGFLIDPVKNRKLYVNEAVKAGVVGPELHEKLLSAEKAVTGYKDPYSGNTISLFEAMKKGLIVKEHGIRLLEAQIATGGIIDPVHSHRLPVEVAYKRGYFDEEMNRILSDPTDDTKGFFDPNTHENLTYMQLKERCIEDPETGLYLLPLREPEKPTVVETTHVYTEAETRKVFEETQVDIPVGSRAGSSMSLWEIMHSDLLPEEQRKQLMEEFQSGRVSKERMIIIIIEIIEKTEIIRQQNLTSYDYVRRRITAEDLYEAKIISQDIYNLLKQGSKTFRELLDVETIWKYLYGSGCVAGIYIPSSKQKLSIYQALKKGLISSEVARSLLEAQAATGFMIDPIKNEMLTVDEAVRKGLVGPEIHDRLLSAERAVTGYRDPYSEQKISIFQAMKKDLIPSEEALKLLDAQIATGGIIDPHLGFHLPLEVACQRGFINKDTYDMLSEPSEVRSYVDPSTDEKLSYTQLLKRCRKDETSGLLLLPLCDTRKLTFRGLRKQITVEELVRSQVMDEATAQRLQEGLTSIEEVSKNLKKFLEGTSCIAGVFVDSTKERLSVYQAMKKGIIRPGTAFELLEAQAATGYVIDPIKGLKLTVEEAVRMGIVGPEFKDKLLSAERAVTGYRDPYTGKLISLFQAMKKGLILKDHGIRLLEAQIATGGIIDPEESHRLPVEIAYKRGLFDEEMNEILLDPSDDTKGFFDPNTEENLTYLQLMERCITDPETGLCLLPLKEKKRERKTSSKSSVRKRRVVIVDPETGKEMSVYEAYRKGLIDHQTYLELSEQECEWEEITTSSSDGVVKSMIIDRRSGRQYDIDDAISKGLIDQSALDQYRSGTLSITEFADMLSGNMGGFRSRSSSVGSSSSYTVSPAPLRTQMWSDPTEETGPVAGILDTDTLEKVSITEAMHRNLVDNITGQRLLEAQACTGGIIDPNTGDKCSVADAVNKGLVDKIMVDRINLAQKAFYGFEDPRTKTKMSAAQALKKGWLYYEAGQRFLEVQYLTGGLIEPDVEGRVSLDEALQKGTIDTRTAQKLRDVNTYSKYLTCPKTKLKISYKDAMDRSMIEDGTGLRLLEASSQSSKGYYSPYNVSSAGSTSGSRSGSRTGSRSSSRRGSFDATSSGFSMTYSSSSFSSSSFGRRYMAGPQSAVDAGDSSVTPSLLSGRCGQQASVAGLWGPPLSVA